The proteins below are encoded in one region of Clostridium fermenticellae:
- the prdB gene encoding D-proline reductase (dithiol) protein PrdB: MKLTTKKGMQSEIFVPVTPKPVFTELKKPLNECKVAFITAGGIHKKDQTPFNTSGDFSYRVIPFDTPSDKLMVTHGGFDNSDINKDVNAMFPIDRLHELLDAGFIGSLPKETYTFMGGGGNVEKFKNETGPEIARKLKEQGVDVVLCTGGCGTCHRSATIVTRCCEEAGMSCCVIAALPPIARQQGAPRITAPHVPIGSNAGEPNNVEMQTAIVKESLEWVRDCPSFNSTKILPYEYRHNV; the protein is encoded by the coding sequence ATGAAATTAACAACAAAAAAAGGGATGCAATCCGAAATCTTTGTACCGGTTACACCAAAACCAGTATTTACAGAATTAAAAAAACCATTAAATGAATGCAAGGTCGCTTTTATTACAGCAGGTGGAATTCATAAAAAAGACCAGACACCATTTAATACATCTGGTGATTTCTCTTATCGTGTAATTCCATTTGATACACCATCTGATAAACTGATGGTAACACATGGTGGATTTGATAACTCTGATATCAATAAGGATGTTAATGCTATGTTTCCTATAGATCGTCTTCATGAATTATTAGATGCAGGATTCATTGGCTCTTTGCCTAAAGAGACTTATACATTTATGGGCGGCGGCGGAAATGTTGAAAAATTCAAGAATGAGACAGGTCCGGAAATTGCCCGCAAATTAAAGGAACAGGGTGTAGATGTTGTTCTTTGCACAGGTGGATGCGGAACTTGCCATCGTTCAGCAACAATTGTTACTAGATGTTGTGAAGAAGCAGGTATGAGTTGTTGTGTAATTGCTGCATTGCCTCCAATTGCAAGACAGCAGGGAGCACCTAGAATTACAGCTCCACATGTACCAATAGGATCAAATGCCGGAGAACCAAATAATGTTGAAATGCAGACAGCAATTGTAAAGGAATCCTTAGAATGGGTTCGTGATTGTCCAAGCTTTAATTCAACAAAAATATTACCTTATGAATATCGTCATAACGTATAA
- a CDS encoding glycine/sarcosine/betaine reductase component B subunit, with protein MGLGPSIKMTTLHHFQCPLTEALSKEKDVEFTGIIVDGVSELCDDKVYTAKRVGDIAQIMHADAAIVAIDGWGNHHVDFVNVIEQLGIRGIPSVGLSYIAQQGRLVCTNNYVDCVIDFNKSDAGYESCVVGENNLTDYDAMKAVALVKNKLRKAGKLLDTGVDEPEQNLRRLTRKSFCIHEVRFGDKTDIDHGVLIIRKGIEKSLIKSEPRIKDVNVSIIEPGNYNMFVNSNMDYSPIACKVRGELGEGITHLLSGITVMTTGVEDNSKFQPSNIGSSEGILKNQVVFDRAGTPKSTDYILHVDVLFEEGEGRTAEGIMAGHRVTDSIVQEIRKVLVNLDNMPYTREEFNDVMRPGRRKVILVKIVSGLGNMYDTAMFPYEPGGFLGSHNMRDSKNIPYLITPNQCRDGVIHSLL; from the coding sequence ATGGGACTAGGACCAAGTATTAAAATGACAACACTGCATCATTTTCAATGCCCGTTAACAGAAGCACTTTCAAAGGAAAAGGATGTTGAATTTACTGGTATTATTGTAGATGGTGTATCTGAATTATGTGATGATAAAGTTTATACAGCAAAACGTGTTGGTGATATCGCACAGATTATGCATGCAGATGCGGCAATTGTTGCAATTGATGGATGGGGAAATCATCATGTGGATTTTGTTAATGTAATTGAGCAGCTTGGTATCCGGGGAATCCCGAGTGTTGGACTCAGTTATATTGCGCAGCAGGGGCGGCTTGTCTGTACTAATAACTATGTTGACTGTGTGATAGATTTCAATAAAAGTGATGCTGGATATGAATCCTGTGTTGTAGGAGAGAATAATCTGACGGATTATGATGCAATGAAAGCTGTAGCACTTGTGAAAAATAAGCTTAGGAAAGCTGGAAAATTGCTGGATACAGGAGTCGATGAACCAGAACAGAACCTACGCAGGTTAACTCGTAAGTCATTTTGTATTCATGAAGTTCGTTTTGGCGATAAAACAGATATTGACCATGGTGTGCTTATTATACGCAAAGGAATTGAAAAGAGTCTTATCAAATCTGAACCTAGAATCAAGGATGTTAATGTTAGCATAATTGAACCGGGAAATTATAATATGTTTGTCAATTCCAATATGGATTACTCTCCGATTGCCTGTAAAGTCCGGGGAGAACTGGGAGAGGGGATTACACATTTGCTTTCAGGAATAACTGTCATGACAACTGGTGTTGAGGATAACAGCAAATTTCAGCCATCCAATATTGGCTCATCAGAAGGAATTTTGAAAAATCAGGTTGTATTTGATCGTGCTGGCACGCCAAAGTCAACTGATTATATTTTACATGTTGATGTGCTGTTTGAAGAGGGTGAAGGAAGAACAGCAGAAGGTATTATGGCCGGACATCGGGTGACGGACTCAATTGTTCAGGAAATCCGTAAGGTGCTTGTGAATTTGGATAATATGCCGTATACAAGAGAAGAGTTTAATGATGTTATGCGTCCCGGAAGACGTAAAGTTATCCTTGTAAAGATTGTATCCGGACTTGGAAATATGTATGATACCGCAATGTTTCCATATGAACCAGGAGGGTTTCTTGGTTCCCATAATATGAGAGACTCTAAAAATATACCGTATCTGATTACACCAAATCAATGCAGAGATGGAGTTATTCATTCGCTGTTGTAA
- a CDS encoding CBO2463/CBO2479 domain-containing protein, producing the protein MDCDYIINPVKMGGLVKEVYEDKVKVHLHGRLGVITVPKHLIISDETLAIGHEMEFYFSYIQVVEDPYDYDCSDMKTDHEITPCLLGGKITQVNDTAIEVAIMNNLGTIGVPRRWVFTPVTMKEGQNVEFYFSCLKVIGKRDIPAKSI; encoded by the coding sequence ATGGATTGTGATTATATAATTAATCCCGTAAAAATGGGAGGGCTCGTGAAAGAAGTGTATGAGGATAAGGTGAAGGTTCATCTTCATGGGCGTTTGGGAGTTATTACGGTTCCAAAACACCTGATTATAAGTGATGAAACTCTGGCAATTGGTCATGAGATGGAATTTTATTTCAGTTATATTCAGGTGGTAGAAGACCCGTATGACTATGACTGTTCTGACATGAAAACAGATCATGAGATAACTCCATGTTTATTGGGAGGAAAAATAACACAAGTAAATGATACTGCCATAGAGGTGGCAATAATGAATAATTTGGGAACCATAGGAGTACCACGGCGCTGGGTATTTACGCCAGTTACAATGAAAGAAGGACAAAATGTAGAATTTTATTTTAGTTGTTTGAAAGTAATTGGCAAACGGGATATTCCAGCAAAATCAATTTAA
- the prdC gene encoding proline reductase-associated electron transfer protein PrdC — MDFVFPLRQHVGVTSGVLVKENDFVKRGQMIAKRPEGALGSNIFSSVDGEVKAVDSEQIVIEESNTDFKKYICLQGKTPRELIEESGIVGLGGAGFPTYAKLNTSFKEKGTVIVNAAECEPILSHNITRIDRDPEKLLDGLNIIMKLVNAEKGIVAIKGIHKEVIKKLEKANTDSRVSVHALDNIYPMGEERAIVRETLGILLEPEKLPMAANAVVINTETVFRIREAVEDKKPLIDKDMTVAGKLKENASIHVLLDVPLGTSVMKTFEMAGGLGEEYGELIMGGPFTGKRTSLKAPVIKTTGGIIAAENFMPGPSKIGLLVCACGANKERLEEQASSMGSDVVGVEYCKQAKQVKNTRKCENPGKCPGQVQKVMALKKAGAQAVLISNCTDCTNTVMSCAPQLKLPVYHCTDGAMRAVNHKMIRKFRKEI; from the coding sequence ATGGATTTTGTTTTTCCACTCAGGCAGCATGTTGGAGTGACATCCGGGGTGCTGGTTAAGGAAAATGATTTTGTAAAAAGAGGTCAAATGATAGCAAAAAGGCCAGAAGGTGCACTAGGAAGTAATATTTTTTCCAGTGTAGATGGTGAAGTTAAAGCAGTAGATTCTGAACAAATTGTAATTGAAGAATCAAATACGGATTTTAAAAAATATATATGTTTACAAGGAAAAACACCAAGAGAGCTCATTGAAGAATCTGGAATTGTAGGATTGGGAGGTGCTGGATTTCCAACCTATGCGAAACTGAATACCAGTTTTAAAGAAAAGGGAACGGTAATTGTTAATGCAGCAGAATGTGAGCCGATTTTGTCACACAATATAACACGTATTGACAGGGATCCGGAAAAGCTTCTGGATGGACTGAATATAATAATGAAACTTGTCAATGCTGAAAAAGGGATTGTAGCTATAAAAGGAATACATAAAGAAGTGATTAAAAAACTTGAGAAGGCAAATACAGACAGTCGGGTTTCTGTTCATGCATTGGATAATATTTATCCCATGGGTGAGGAGCGTGCAATTGTAAGAGAGACGCTTGGAATTCTTCTGGAACCAGAGAAACTTCCGATGGCAGCAAATGCAGTAGTTATTAATACAGAAACTGTGTTTCGCATAAGGGAGGCGGTAGAGGATAAAAAGCCCCTCATTGATAAGGATATGACGGTAGCTGGAAAGCTGAAGGAAAATGCATCTATTCATGTATTACTGGATGTTCCGCTTGGAACGAGTGTAATGAAAACGTTTGAAATGGCGGGGGGACTTGGTGAAGAATATGGTGAATTGATCATGGGAGGCCCATTTACTGGTAAGAGAACTTCTTTGAAAGCACCAGTTATTAAAACAACTGGAGGAATTATTGCAGCTGAGAATTTTATGCCGGGACCATCAAAGATTGGACTTTTGGTTTGTGCCTGTGGTGCAAATAAAGAACGCCTTGAAGAACAGGCATCAAGCATGGGTTCCGATGTAGTAGGAGTTGAATATTGTAAACAGGCAAAACAAGTTAAAAATACCCGGAAATGTGAGAATCCAGGGAAATGTCCCGGACAGGTGCAAAAGGTAATGGCATTAAAGAAAGCAGGAGCACAGGCTGTGCTGATCAGCAACTGTACAGACTGTACCAATACTGTAATGTCATGTGCCCCACAGTTGAAATTACCGGTTTACCATTGTACTGACGGTGCAATGCGTGCTGTTAATCATAAGATGATAAGAAAATTTAGAAAAGAAATATAA
- the prdA gene encoding D-proline reductase (dithiol) proprotein PrdA → MSITKETLQKHLKDPAIFCCRREKGLVIGAADLEDPELFEDMQEAGLLKLSSDGLRIEQVVGSTLTKDVEALTPITKDVLDKVNEVEEAEEIEEVNESEVAQESKEASEIQSVGGNGMIHIEIGKAEKFEGLKLDVPVFAGTAPAVSPEAAEKSGEKKVIHKLVKKHIKISDVKLGKKTSIKDGVITIDEGIVKSAVKKDVLCKSLKLDVIHPNERHIYTDTIMDVCPIATKVEGELGEGITKVADGVVFMLTGVDEDGVQIHEFGSSEGYLDEKMYFGHPGCADENDIIIRCHAVVQRLSGMTRPGPFAAHKCQDYIIQEVRDQLKKYEGEVVNEEICEDVRREGNPRVVLIKEIMGQGAMHDNVICPNEPSGVLGGQKNVDCGNVPIILTPNQVRDGSIHALTCIGPATKEMTRHYIREPLVEKLAKDDELDLVGVVFIGSPQVNDEKLWVSERLGSMLESLDLDGVIITTEGFGNNHIDFIQHIGQAGKRGIPVVGVSFCAYQGQLVVGNEYATAMVEENMDKGGFENDIAGCSCVTPEVAARAIQMLKNKMEGIEIKPAKKKWNNDVINANNSILGLPETKLVESGTLH, encoded by the coding sequence ATGTCTATTACAAAAGAAACATTGCAGAAACACTTGAAAGATCCTGCAATATTTTGCTGCAGAAGAGAAAAAGGTTTGGTTATTGGTGCAGCAGATCTAGAAGATCCGGAATTATTTGAAGATATGCAGGAAGCTGGTCTCTTAAAATTGAGTTCAGATGGTCTGCGTATTGAGCAGGTAGTCGGGAGCACACTGACGAAGGATGTTGAGGCTCTTACACCGATTACAAAAGATGTACTTGATAAGGTCAACGAAGTAGAAGAAGCAGAAGAAATAGAAGAAGTAAATGAGTCTGAAGTAGCACAGGAAAGCAAAGAAGCTTCGGAAATCCAGTCAGTAGGAGGTAATGGAATGATTCACATTGAAATTGGAAAAGCAGAAAAATTTGAAGGCTTAAAACTGGATGTACCAGTGTTTGCCGGAACAGCACCTGCAGTATCCCCTGAAGCAGCAGAAAAAAGTGGAGAGAAAAAGGTTATTCATAAACTTGTAAAAAAGCATATTAAAATTTCAGATGTAAAACTTGGCAAGAAAACTTCTATTAAAGATGGTGTTATTACAATAGATGAAGGTATTGTTAAGAGTGCAGTAAAAAAAGATGTTCTTTGCAAGAGTCTTAAGTTAGATGTTATTCATCCAAATGAAAGACATATATATACAGATACAATCATGGATGTTTGCCCAATTGCTACAAAAGTTGAGGGCGAGCTTGGTGAAGGTATTACAAAGGTTGCTGATGGTGTTGTATTCATGCTTACCGGTGTAGACGAAGATGGCGTACAGATTCATGAGTTTGGTTCTTCCGAAGGATATTTGGATGAGAAGATGTATTTTGGACATCCGGGATGCGCAGATGAAAATGATATTATTATCCGCTGCCACGCAGTTGTTCAGAGATTGTCAGGTATGACAAGACCAGGACCATTTGCAGCACATAAATGCCAGGATTACATTATTCAGGAAGTTCGTGATCAACTGAAAAAGTATGAAGGTGAAGTTGTTAATGAAGAAATCTGTGAAGATGTGCGCAGAGAAGGAAATCCCCGTGTAGTATTAATAAAAGAAATTATGGGACAGGGAGCTATGCATGATAATGTTATATGCCCAAATGAGCCTTCTGGAGTTCTCGGTGGACAGAAGAATGTAGACTGTGGCAATGTTCCAATTATATTAACACCAAATCAGGTAAGAGACGGATCTATACATGCATTAACTTGTATTGGACCTGCAACAAAAGAAATGACACGTCATTACATTAGAGAACCTCTTGTAGAAAAACTGGCAAAAGATGATGAGTTGGATCTCGTAGGTGTTGTCTTTATTGGTTCACCACAGGTTAATGATGAAAAGTTATGGGTATCTGAGAGACTTGGTTCTATGCTTGAATCACTGGATCTTGACGGTGTCATAATTACAACAGAAGGTTTTGGAAATAACCATATCGATTTTATTCAGCATATTGGACAGGCTGGAAAGAGAGGTATTCCGGTAGTTGGTGTATCCTTCTGTGCATATCAGGGACAATTGGTAGTTGGTAATGAATATGCTACAGCAATGGTTGAAGAAAATATGGATAAGGGCGGATTTGAAAATGATATTGCAGGCTGCTCATGCGTAACTCCAGAAGTAGCTGCACGTGCAATACAGATGCTTAAGAATAAGATGGAAGGCATAGAAATCAAGCCAGCTAAAAAGAAATGGAATAATGATGTTATTAATGCAAACAACAGTATCTTAGGGCTCCCAGAAACAAAGCTTGTTGAAAGTGGAACATTGCATTAA